One part of the Orenia metallireducens genome encodes these proteins:
- a CDS encoding RHS repeat domain-containing protein, with translation MGRVTKVNSPTENSVSYDYNKLGQLTKVLGCIDQAPVYNTRGMLETLTAVNGISTSYAYDTNGRLTDLNYNNQENLLKGYKLGYDDANNIITKNDNSYQYDALNRLIFASLKGKFENNSDEEEQKIGRTISDYSGEKSLEILADQAEAIELDYGAGSIGVDLLGKCKISKVELTPKSLEHRVDKRNLEV, from the coding sequence ATGGGTAGAGTAACAAAAGTTAATAGTCCAACAGAAAACTCAGTAAGCTATGATTATAATAAATTAGGACAATTAACTAAAGTCCTAGGCTGTATTGACCAAGCACCAGTCTATAATACTAGAGGGATGCTGGAGACTTTAACAGCAGTTAATGGTATCTCAACAAGCTATGCTTATGATACAAATGGTCGTTTAACTGACTTAAACTATAATAATCAAGAAAACTTATTAAAAGGTTATAAGTTAGGCTATGATGATGCTAATAATATCATCACTAAAAATGACAACTCCTATCAGTATGATGCTTTAAATCGTTTAATCTTTGCTAGTTTAAAAGGGAAGTTTGAAAATAATTCTGATGAAGAAGAGCAGAAGATAGGTAGAACGATCTCAGATTATTCAGGAGAGAAATCTCTAGAGATCTTAGCAGATCAAGCAGAGGCAATTGAGCTTGACTATGGAGCAGGAAGTATTGGAGTAGACCTACTAGGCAAATGCAAGATATCTAAGGTAGAGTTAACACCTAAGAGCTTGGAGCACCGAGTAGATAAGAGGAACTTAGAAGTATAA
- a CDS encoding Rpn family recombination-promoting nuclease/putative transposase, with protein MFGSQKHPEILIAFLNGVFGSKGTEEEIVDVQIENPDIDKDWEDDKFSRLDVKATTNNNMKVNIEIQLKNQYNMKKRTLYYWSKLFESQMKAGDPYDKLQKTVTINILDFEYLLSNSRYHNTYILKEKETNEVLTDLQEIHFIELPKLDEEQFKGKEINIVEKDALLPWLLFLKNPESEVVKVIEERIKELQEAAEALEVLSHDEKAREVYESRQKAIHDQISNIKGAAKEAREEGIREGIEKIVKSMLINGIGVEEIVKMTSLNKREIEKIKKEI; from the coding sequence ATATTTGGTTCGCAAAAACATCCAGAAATCTTAATAGCTTTTTTAAACGGTGTTTTTGGAAGTAAAGGAACAGAAGAAGAGATAGTAGATGTACAAATAGAAAATCCAGATATAGATAAAGATTGGGAAGATGATAAATTTTCTCGGTTAGATGTTAAGGCAACAACTAATAATAATATGAAGGTTAATATAGAGATACAATTAAAAAATCAATACAATATGAAGAAAAGAACCTTGTATTATTGGAGTAAGTTATTTGAGTCACAAATGAAAGCAGGAGATCCCTATGATAAGTTACAGAAAACAGTAACGATAAATATTTTAGATTTTGAATATTTGCTAAGTAATAGTAGATATCATAATACTTATATTTTAAAGGAAAAAGAAACAAATGAAGTATTAACTGATTTGCAAGAGATACATTTTATTGAATTACCGAAGTTAGATGAAGAGCAATTTAAAGGTAAAGAGATAAATATAGTTGAAAAGGATGCTTTGCTACCATGGTTACTATTTTTGAAGAATCCTGAAAGTGAGGTGGTCAAAGTGATTGAAGAGAGAATAAAAGAATTACAAGAAGCTGCTGAAGCTTTAGAGGTGTTAAGCCATGACGAGAAGGCAAGAGAAGTTTATGAGAGTAGGCAAAAAGCAATACATGATCAGATAAGTAATATAAAAGGAGCTGCAAAAGAGGCAAGAGAAGAAGGTATAAGAGAAGGTATAGAGAAAATAGTGAAAAGTATGTTGATAAATGGGATTGGTGTTGAGGAAATAGTAAAGATGACAAGTTTAAATAAGAGAGAAATTGAAAAGATAAAAAAAGAAATTTAA
- a CDS encoding zf-TFIIB domain-containing protein translates to MSDLKKSIKLFDGMKLINGKVYCPLCEENGPIFKTRLNRDKLDIYVCDECDGLWFMNNDYVLYEKEGMQNLEEYIEKQFGDLEKTYLLYFDYDWYKEQ, encoded by the coding sequence ATGAGTGATTTAAAAAAAAGTATCAAATTATTTGACGGCATGAAATTAATTAATGGAAAAGTTTATTGTCCTCTCTGTGAAGAAAATGGACCTATATTTAAAACTAGACTAAATAGAGATAAATTAGATATTTATGTCTGTGATGAATGTGACGGGTTGTGGTTTATGAATAATGATTATGTTTTATATGAAAAAGAAGGTATGCAGAATTTAGAAGAATATATAGAGAAACAATTTGGTGATTTAGAGAAGACTTATTTACTTTACTTTGATTATGATTGGTATAAGGAACAATAA